ggcgtcgaaagtcgtggtaACGCGGATGGCAttttagtggaaaaaatatacctttatgagatcaagaatggaacgttaATTGGAGTAACCAAacaggcggggaaaataaatgtctggaatgttaaaagcgacgagggatggtcttcgagaacaattgcggtcggatatgagaaagtgtgcgttgtttctaatcttattttataaaatgtggtggtatgtagaacactgacagtaagtgggaaattcagtatgggtgtaaaaggaatcgaacgtcttgaatgtatcacagtgtttaccgaaGTCACATCTCAGTTGTCTGAGATGAAGcaatttgatttattttgtagtcaagctgtacagttttcagataaaaaaataattgataatGTGACAGTGaggaattattggaaagaaagcttgttgtctattttgtgcattggaaaaggttcttcagaaaagagTTTAATCTTGaactgagaaatttatttatttgcatatcgtATGTTTGTGCGAgggattgtgtttcttgtttgcacgcacgcaattggaatagcaaatatgttgttcgtTTCCATAAATTTCACGCTGGAAAAGGGttttgtgagatgtttcaaccgttgtgattcattgtgctgtgtaatattcgagcttaactaatttgcatacgtgaGTTGAAATGTAATACGCATTAAAttaagatgacaggaatttctagCCGTGatgtaatatgtcaaaaacgaggGCGAGTGCTTCATCacgggttccaaacaccgagatgcggcctcgtgctttcatttgtttcgAGTTTGGAACCCGTGATGAAGCACGAAGCCCGAGTTTTTGACATGTcttctcaaatgaaacaataagAAATTATGCAGTGACATGTTTTCTCAAATCAAACAATGATAAATTATGCAGTGTTACATTTTTGCCCTTCACCGAAAAAACACGTTTACATGCATGATGAATTGTTGTTGTGCAGTTGGCGCATGAGTGAAGAAGGGGCGTTGTCTGTAAGGTTTAGAGAGCCGAAAACCttttgcgaagaagaagagTTAGTGGAGAAATCTGTTCCCTCTTCAACAAAGTATAAGAACAAGTGGGCCCTGTCAGTTTTTGGTGAATGGCAATTTGCTCGGACGATAAAAGTGCCCGTTTTAGATCCAGGAGGCCTTTTCAAGGACTATGACTTACATAAGGTCGCGACGGTCTCTACAGGTATCGAAGAAATGGACGCGTTGAGTCTAAATTACTGGTTAAGCAAATTCGTTATGGAAGTGACTAAGAAGCCCGGCGAGGGATATCCTGCGAAAACTATTTACGGAATAGTTTGTGGTATCCGACGCCATCTGGAGGAGAGAAATGGTGCTGAAGCGTTA
This is a stretch of genomic DNA from Montipora capricornis isolate CH-2021 unplaced genomic scaffold, ASM3666992v2 scaffold_41, whole genome shotgun sequence. It encodes these proteins:
- the LOC138035478 gene encoding uncharacterized protein, giving the protein MINYAVLHFCPSPKKHVYMHDELLLCSWRMSEEGALSVRFREPKTFCEEEELVEKSVPSSTKYKNKWALSVFGEWQFARTIKVPVLDPGGLFKDYDLHKVATVSTGIEEMDALSLNYWLSKFVMEVTKKPGEGYPAKTIYGIVCGIRRHLEERNGAEALNPLDNSDRRFTLFRRALDAEEKDLSCLTSSDAQDVVKAGPQGSISSIRISYLRIVVNDRYCINDEMVYEMNHI